The nucleotide sequence CCGAACTATTAGCTACCTTGGGGTACTCCAGCAAGCGCTACGTGACCTGAGTACCTGGGTGGAAAAAGGAATTGCTCCTCCGGCCACCACAAGCTACACCATCGAGGATGGGCAGGTGATGGTACCCGCCACCGCGGCCGAACGTAAAGGAATTCAACCCGTAGTCACGCTGAAAGTCAATGGTAACAAACGGGCCGACGTCAAAGTCGGTAAGCCCGTTACTTTTACCGCCGTTGTCGAGGTGCCGCCCCACACGGGCAAGGTGGTAGCCGCCGAATGGGACTTTGAAGGGGAAGGTACCTTTAGTGAAAAATCCGAAGTTGATGGAACGAAAAGTTCACTGTCTTTAAGCGCCATGCACACCTATAAAAAACCGGGAACGTATTTCGTCAGCCTGCGGGTGGTTTCACAACGGAACGGCGATACCAAGTCACCCCACGCCCGCATCCAGAACTTGGATCGTGTGCGGGTAGTTGTAGAGTAGATTGGTAAAAAATCAGGGATTGTGGGTTAAGCCGGAAAAGGTAATCGCATCCTGAAAGGAATGTTGAAACAATTACAGTTAACATGGCGCGAATATTCATTACCGGATCGGCAGACGGGCTGGGACAGTTGGCCGCTCAGCAATTGGTGAGCGAAGGGCATCAGGTAGTGTTGCACGCCCGCAACAAGGCGAGAGGGCAGGACGCAATGAACCAGGTACCCGGAGCCGAAACGGTACTAACGGCGGATTTGTCCAATACAGAAGAAACGAAGCAATTAGCGGCGGATGTCAATACTTTGGGAAAGTTCGACGCCGTGATTCATAATGCGGGAGTTTATCGGGCTCCCGGCGAATTGATTGCGGCGGTCAATACGCTGGCACCCTACATTCTGACCAGCCTGATTCATCCGCCCAAGCGGTTGGTTTATCTGACTTCGGGAATGCACACAGGCGGACAGGCCAGGTTAAAACAATTAAGTACTGACTTAAGCGCAATCAGCTATTCCGACTCCAAGCTGCAGGTACTTATGCTAAGCCAGGCCGTGGCTCGCTTGTGGCCCAACGTGTACGCCAATGCCGTCAATCCGGGATGGGTACCTACCAAAATGGGCGGGGTAGGTGCGCCCGACAGTCTGGAAAAAGGCTACCGGACGCAAACCTGGCTGGCCACCAGCGATGAGGCTGAAGCGCTGGTGAGCGGCCGGTACTTTTTCCATCAAAAAGAAAAGTCGTTTGCCCCCGCAGCCAGCGATGTTTCATTGCAGGAAGAGATCCTTACGGTTTGCGAGCAGCTAACGGGTATT is from Salmonirosea aquatica and encodes:
- a CDS encoding SDR family NAD(P)-dependent oxidoreductase — encoded protein: MARIFITGSADGLGQLAAQQLVSEGHQVVLHARNKARGQDAMNQVPGAETVLTADLSNTEETKQLAADVNTLGKFDAVIHNAGVYRAPGELIAAVNTLAPYILTSLIHPPKRLVYLTSGMHTGGQARLKQLSTDLSAISYSDSKLQVLMLSQAVARLWPNVYANAVNPGWVPTKMGGVGAPDSLEKGYRTQTWLATSDEAEALVSGRYFFHQKEKSFAPAASDVSLQEEILTVCEQLTGIHFPAELTK